In Bacillus sp. KH172YL63, one genomic interval encodes:
- a CDS encoding DUF72 domain-containing protein codes for MIYIGVTGWGDHDSLYEHVSPRDKLKEYGAHFPIVEVDTTFYAVQPIRNAEKWVRETPEDFKFIVKAYQGMTGHQRGDIPFETREGMFNAFRESLAPYTEAGKLAMVLLQFPPWYECKKENVDYIRYCREQLKGYPLALEFRHQSWYKPQFRDKTLAFMKEEGWIHSICDEPQAGEGSVPRVLEATDKHATLIRFHGRNLYGWNKPNGEDWREVRYLYRYNTAELEEWIPHIHKLHEQSKDIYILFNNNSGGDAADNAKELIDLLGIDYEGLAPKQLDLF; via the coding sequence ATGATATACATAGGTGTGACAGGTTGGGGAGACCATGATTCTCTTTATGAGCATGTATCGCCCAGGGATAAATTAAAAGAATACGGCGCTCATTTTCCAATCGTGGAGGTGGACACGACATTCTATGCGGTCCAGCCTATTCGGAATGCTGAAAAATGGGTAAGGGAAACGCCGGAGGATTTCAAATTCATCGTGAAGGCATACCAAGGGATGACGGGGCATCAGCGGGGAGACATTCCGTTTGAAACGAGGGAAGGGATGTTCAACGCGTTCAGGGAATCCCTCGCTCCCTATACGGAAGCCGGAAAACTGGCGATGGTGCTCCTTCAATTCCCGCCGTGGTATGAGTGTAAGAAGGAAAATGTCGATTATATCCGGTATTGCCGGGAGCAGCTGAAGGGATATCCGCTTGCGCTCGAGTTTCGGCATCAAAGCTGGTACAAGCCTCAGTTCAGGGATAAAACGCTGGCTTTTATGAAAGAGGAAGGATGGATCCACAGTATTTGTGATGAACCGCAGGCAGGGGAAGGATCGGTGCCCCGGGTTCTCGAGGCGACAGACAAGCATGCGACCTTGATCCGTTTCCATGGCAGGAATCTGTATGGATGGAACAAGCCGAACGGGGAAGACTGGCGGGAGGTCCGCTATTTGTATCGCTACAACACTGCAGAGCTTGAAGAATGGATCCCTCATATCCATAAGCTTCATGAACAGTCCAAGGATATCTATATCTTATTTAATAATAATTCCGGCGGCGACGCGGCCGATAATGCCAAAGAACTCATTGACTTACTGGGGATCGATTATGAAGGACTCGCACCGAAACAACTGGATTTATTTTAA
- the sufB gene encoding Fe-S cluster assembly protein SufB, with product MAKKAPEIGDYKYGFSDKDVSIFRSKRGLTREIVEEISRMKDEPKWMLDFRLKSLEHFYNMSMPQWGGDMQELNFDEITYYVKPSEKSERSWDEVPEEIKQTFDKLGIPEAEQKYLAGVSAQYESEVVYHNMQEDLEEMGIVFKDTDSALKENEELFREHWAKVIPPTDNKFAALNSAVWSGGSFIYVPKGIKVDTPLQAYFRINSENMGQFERTLIIVDEGASVHYVEGCTAPVYTTNSLHSAVVEIIIKKDAYCRYTTIQNWANNVFNLVTKRAVCEANATMEWVDGNIGSKLTMKYPAVILKGEGARGMTLSIALAGKGQHQDAGAKMIHLAPNTSSTIVSKSISKHGGKVTYRGIVHFGRKAEGARSNIECDTLIMDNQSTSDTIPYNEILNDNISLEHEAKVSKVSEEQLFYLMSRGISEEEATEMIVMGFIEPFTKELPMEYAVEMNRLIKFEMEGSIG from the coding sequence ATGGCTAAGAAAGCGCCTGAGATCGGAGATTATAAATACGGTTTTAGTGATAAAGACGTATCGATTTTCCGTTCTAAACGTGGTTTAACGCGAGAAATCGTAGAAGAAATTTCCCGTATGAAAGATGAGCCTAAGTGGATGCTTGATTTCCGTTTGAAGTCACTTGAGCATTTCTATAATATGTCTATGCCTCAATGGGGCGGAGACATGCAGGAACTGAACTTTGATGAAATCACATATTATGTGAAGCCTTCAGAAAAGTCAGAGCGCAGCTGGGATGAAGTACCTGAAGAAATCAAGCAGACGTTTGATAAATTAGGTATTCCTGAAGCTGAACAAAAATATCTTGCAGGGGTTTCTGCTCAGTATGAGTCAGAGGTTGTTTACCACAACATGCAAGAAGATCTTGAAGAGATGGGTATCGTATTCAAAGATACAGATTCTGCTCTGAAAGAAAATGAAGAACTGTTCCGCGAGCACTGGGCAAAGGTTATTCCTCCAACGGATAACAAATTTGCTGCCCTTAACTCAGCTGTGTGGTCAGGTGGATCATTCATCTATGTGCCTAAAGGCATAAAAGTGGACACACCGCTGCAAGCTTACTTCCGTATCAACTCAGAAAACATGGGTCAGTTCGAGCGTACGTTGATCATCGTTGACGAAGGCGCGAGCGTACACTATGTTGAAGGTTGTACGGCACCTGTATACACAACGAATTCACTTCACTCTGCAGTCGTGGAAATCATCATCAAGAAGGACGCGTACTGCCGTTACACGACGATTCAGAACTGGGCGAACAACGTGTTCAATCTGGTGACGAAGCGTGCGGTATGTGAAGCGAACGCGACGATGGAATGGGTTGACGGAAACATCGGTTCGAAATTGACGATGAAATATCCGGCAGTCATCCTGAAAGGTGAAGGCGCCCGCGGTATGACGTTATCGATTGCACTTGCAGGAAAAGGTCAGCACCAGGATGCCGGAGCGAAAATGATTCACCTTGCACCGAATACATCATCTACGATCGTATCTAAATCCATCTCCAAACATGGTGGTAAAGTAACGTATCGTGGAATTGTACACTTCGGCCGCAAAGCGGAAGGTGCACGCTCAAACATCGAGTGTGACACGCTGATCATGGATAATCAGTCCACTTCCGATACGATTCCTTACAACGAAATCCTTAACGATAACATCTCGTTAGAGCACGAAGCGAAGGTTTCTAAAGTATCTGAAGAACAATTATTCTATCTGATGAGCCGTGGTATCTCTGAGGAAGAAGCAACTGAAATGATCGTAATGGGCTTCATCGAGCCATTCACGAAAGAACTTCCAATGGAATACGCAGTTGAAATGAACCGTCTGATCAAATTTGAGATGGAAGGTTCAATCGGTTAA
- the sufU gene encoding Fe-S cluster assembly sulfur transfer protein SufU: MSFNNLDQLYRQVIMDHYKNPRNKGSLEDGSFTIDMNNPTCGDRIHLTLKVEDGVVTDAKFDGEGCSISMASASMMTQAVKGKEVEKALKLSKIFSDMMQGNEYDEDVDLGDIEALQGVAKFPARIKCATLAWKAMEKGVAEEEQE; the protein is encoded by the coding sequence ATGTCTTTTAATAATTTAGATCAGTTATATCGACAAGTCATCATGGATCATTACAAAAACCCCCGCAACAAAGGTTCGTTGGAAGATGGCAGCTTTACCATCGACATGAACAACCCGACTTGCGGTGACCGTATCCACTTGACGTTGAAAGTGGAAGACGGTGTCGTCACTGATGCGAAGTTTGACGGGGAAGGCTGCTCGATCTCCATGGCTTCCGCTTCGATGATGACGCAGGCCGTCAAGGGGAAAGAGGTTGAAAAAGCCCTTAAGCTTTCCAAAATCTTCTCTGATATGATGCAGGGTAATGAGTATGATGAAGATGTAGATTTAGGAGATATAGAAGCATTACAAGGAGTCGCTAAATTCCCGGCACGCATCAAATGTGCGACATTGGCCTGGAAAGCGATGGAAAAAGGAGTGGCAGAGGAAGAGCAGGAATAG
- a CDS encoding cysteine desulfurase, with protein sequence MDVREIRKQFPILDQEVNGHPLVYLDSAATSQKPVSVIEAMNDYYRGYNSNVHRGVHTLGTRATDGYEGAREKVRNFINASSTQEVIFTRGTTTAINTVAASFGRANLSEGDEIVITHMEHHSNIIPWQQVAKETGATLKYVPLQEDGTITMEDARATITSNTKIVSIMMVSNVLGTMNPIKEITKVAHENGAVMVVDGAQAAPHMKVDVQDLDCDFFAFSGHKMVGPTGIGVLYGKKKHLNNMEPVEFGGEMIDFVGLQESTWKELPWKFEGGTPIIAGAIGLGAAIDFLEQVGLHHIEEHEHKLAAYALNKMNEIEGMTIYGPKDPGQRAGLVTFNIDDVHPHDVATVLDAEGIAVRAGHHCAQPLMKWLNVSATARASFYLYNTEEDIDKLVAGLVKTKEFFSDVF encoded by the coding sequence ATGGATGTCAGAGAGATTCGTAAACAATTTCCGATTCTCGACCAGGAAGTAAACGGCCATCCACTTGTTTATCTAGACAGTGCCGCAACCTCACAAAAGCCAGTATCCGTTATTGAAGCGATGAATGATTATTATCGTGGATACAACTCAAACGTCCACCGTGGTGTCCACACTCTTGGTACAAGGGCGACAGACGGTTATGAAGGCGCACGGGAAAAGGTGCGTAATTTTATAAACGCTTCTTCCACCCAAGAGGTGATTTTCACCCGTGGGACGACGACAGCAATCAATACGGTTGCAGCCAGTTTCGGCCGCGCAAACCTGTCAGAGGGAGACGAAATTGTGATCACGCACATGGAGCATCACAGTAACATCATTCCCTGGCAGCAAGTGGCCAAAGAAACAGGTGCAACGTTAAAATATGTCCCTCTTCAGGAAGACGGGACGATCACGATGGAGGATGCGAGAGCTACCATTACATCCAACACAAAAATCGTGTCCATCATGATGGTTTCAAACGTACTCGGTACGATGAACCCAATCAAGGAAATCACCAAGGTCGCTCATGAAAATGGCGCGGTCATGGTTGTGGACGGAGCTCAGGCAGCTCCCCATATGAAAGTGGACGTACAGGACCTGGACTGTGATTTCTTCGCATTCTCCGGTCATAAAATGGTCGGTCCTACAGGGATCGGCGTGCTCTACGGTAAGAAAAAGCATCTGAACAACATGGAACCGGTCGAATTCGGCGGGGAAATGATCGACTTTGTCGGTCTTCAGGAGTCTACATGGAAAGAGCTTCCGTGGAAATTTGAAGGCGGTACGCCAATCATTGCAGGTGCCATCGGTCTCGGTGCAGCGATCGACTTCCTGGAGCAGGTCGGACTTCATCATATCGAGGAGCATGAACATAAGCTTGCGGCTTATGCCCTCAACAAGATGAACGAAATTGAAGGCATGACCATTTATGGACCTAAAGATCCGGGACAGCGTGCAGGGCTTGTCACATTCAACATTGATGACGTCCATCCCCATGATGTGGCAACGGTGCTTGACGCGGAAGGGATTGCCGTCCGTGCAGGTCATCACTGTGCACAACCGCTCATGAAATGGCTGAACGTTTCTGCAACAGCAAGGGCAAGCTTCTATCTGTATAATACGGAGGAAGATATTGATAAGCTGGTTGCAGGCCTGGTGAAGACAAAGGAGTTTTTCAGCGATGTCTTTTAA
- the sufD gene encoding Fe-S cluster assembly protein SufD, with product MTVETKLPVDHDYVSSYSKQLGEPEWLTTLRTDAFNKVKDLSLPVADKTKITNWNFTQFQKHTVDSDAFSSLSELPEEAKALVDLEDTDQSLYIQRNNTPAFLSLSNELKDKGVIFTDILTAVKEHSELVQKYFMTEGVKVDEHKLTALHAALMNGGAFLYIPKNVELSKPIQAVYVHDNAEVAMFNHVLVVAEDNSSVTYVENYISTTDVEDGVYNIVTEVLAKDNAKVAYGAVDNLASGLTTYVNRRGIAARDARIEWALGLMNDGDTVSENVTNLMGDGSYGDTKTVVVGRGKQKQNFTTKVVHFGKNSEGYILKHGVMKDEASSIFNGIGKIEHGASKSNAEQESRVLMLSEKARGDANPILLIDEDDVTAGHAASVGRVDPLQLYYLMSRGIPQHEAERLVIHGFLAPVVKQLPIEGVKKQLVEVIERKVN from the coding sequence ATGACTGTTGAAACGAAACTACCAGTAGATCACGATTATGTCAGCTCCTACTCGAAACAACTTGGAGAGCCGGAATGGTTAACAACCCTTCGTACAGATGCCTTTAATAAAGTAAAGGATCTTAGCCTTCCAGTTGCTGATAAAACGAAAATCACAAATTGGAATTTTACTCAATTCCAAAAACATACGGTTGATAGTGATGCGTTTTCATCATTGAGTGAGCTGCCAGAAGAAGCAAAAGCATTAGTCGATTTAGAAGATACAGATCAAAGTCTTTATATCCAGCGGAATAACACACCTGCTTTTCTTTCTCTTTCAAATGAATTGAAAGACAAAGGTGTTATTTTCACGGATATCCTGACAGCGGTGAAAGAGCACAGTGAACTTGTTCAAAAGTATTTCATGACTGAAGGCGTGAAAGTTGATGAGCATAAGCTTACAGCTCTTCATGCGGCACTGATGAATGGAGGAGCATTCCTTTACATTCCGAAAAACGTTGAATTGTCTAAGCCGATTCAAGCGGTATATGTACATGACAATGCTGAAGTTGCTATGTTCAACCACGTATTGGTTGTAGCTGAAGACAACAGTTCAGTCACATATGTTGAAAACTATATCTCTACAACGGATGTAGAAGACGGCGTGTACAATATCGTAACGGAAGTGTTGGCGAAGGATAATGCGAAAGTGGCATACGGTGCTGTGGATAACCTGGCAAGCGGATTGACGACATATGTAAACCGTCGCGGGATTGCTGCAAGAGATGCGCGCATCGAATGGGCTTTAGGATTGATGAACGACGGGGACACTGTGTCTGAAAACGTCACGAACCTGATGGGCGACGGCTCATATGGCGATACGAAAACAGTTGTCGTAGGTCGCGGCAAGCAAAAGCAAAACTTCACGACAAAAGTCGTTCACTTCGGTAAAAACTCTGAAGGTTACATCTTGAAGCATGGCGTCATGAAAGACGAAGCGTCATCCATCTTTAACGGTATCGGCAAGATCGAACACGGAGCTTCCAAGTCAAACGCAGAGCAAGAGTCACGCGTATTGATGCTCAGTGAAAAAGCCCGTGGAGATGCGAATCCGATCCTTCTGATCGATGAAGATGATGTAACGGCAGGACACGCAGCTTCTGTTGGACGCGTTGATCCACTGCAGCTTTACTATCTGATGAGCCGCGGTATCCCGCAGCATGAAGCAGAGCGTCTTGTGATTCACGGATTCCTTGCACCGGTTGTGAAACAGCTTCCGATCGAAGGAGTCAAAAAACAACTGGTTGAGGTTATTGAAAGGAAAGTAAACTAA
- the sufC gene encoding Fe-S cluster assembly ATPase SufC: MAGSTLTIKDLHVEIEGKEILKGVNLEIKGGEIHAVMGPNGTGKSTLSSAIMGHPKYEVTKGSITFDGEDVLEMEVDERARVGLFLAMQYPSEISGVTNADFLRSAVNSRREEGDEISLMKFIRKMDAEMEYLEMDPDMAQRYLNEGFSGGEKKRNEILQLMMIEPKIAILDEIDSGLDIDALKVVSKGINKMRGEDFGCLIITHYQRLLNYITPDHVHVMMQGRIVKSGGEELAQRLEAEGYDWIKEELGIKDETVGQEA, encoded by the coding sequence ATGGCAGGTTCTACTTTAACAATTAAAGATCTTCATGTTGAGATTGAAGGAAAGGAAATCCTGAAAGGGGTTAACCTTGAAATTAAAGGTGGAGAAATCCACGCAGTAATGGGTCCGAATGGTACAGGTAAATCAACTTTATCTTCTGCGATCATGGGTCACCCGAAGTATGAAGTGACAAAAGGAAGCATCACGTTTGACGGGGAAGATGTTCTGGAAATGGAAGTAGACGAGCGTGCACGCGTAGGTCTATTCCTTGCAATGCAATATCCAAGTGAAATCAGCGGTGTAACGAACGCAGACTTCTTACGTTCTGCTGTCAACAGCCGTCGTGAGGAAGGCGATGAAATTTCACTTATGAAATTCATCCGTAAAATGGATGCTGAGATGGAATATTTAGAAATGGATCCGGATATGGCTCAACGTTATTTAAACGAAGGGTTCTCTGGCGGAGAGAAAAAACGTAACGAAATCCTTCAATTAATGATGATCGAACCAAAAATCGCGATTCTTGATGAAATCGATTCAGGTCTTGATATCGATGCTCTTAAAGTTGTTTCCAAAGGGATCAACAAAATGCGCGGTGAAGATTTCGGATGCTTGATCATCACTCACTATCAGCGCCTTCTTAACTACATCACACCTGACCACGTTCACGTTATGATGCAGGGACGCATTGTGAAATCAGGCGGCGAAGAATTAGCGCAGCGCCTTGAAGCAGAAGGATATGACTGGATCAAAGAAGAATTGGGAATCAAAGACGAAACTGTCGGCCAAGAAGCGTAA
- a CDS encoding carboxymuconolactone decarboxylase family protein, giving the protein MQMEPRNTTEAALLDYKMGLGVFTEKMPELAEHYNTFTEHCFREGVLSKKDKQLIALGISLYSQDEYCIIYHTKGCLDQGCSEEEILEAIGVTAAFGGGAAMSQAVTLVQQSIQDLNQLKQ; this is encoded by the coding sequence ATGCAGATGGAACCGAGAAATACGACAGAAGCAGCACTGCTTGATTATAAAATGGGACTTGGGGTCTTCACTGAAAAGATGCCTGAGCTGGCAGAGCATTACAATACATTCACTGAACACTGTTTCAGGGAAGGTGTGCTTTCCAAAAAAGATAAGCAGTTGATTGCATTGGGCATCAGCCTCTACTCACAGGATGAATACTGTATCATCTATCACACAAAGGGATGTCTCGATCAAGGATGCTCTGAAGAGGAAATCCTTGAAGCAATCGGGGTGACAGCTGCATTCGGTGGCGGAGCAGCCATGAGCCAGGCTGTCACACTCGTCCAGCAATCGATACAGGATTTGAATCAATTGAAGCAATAG
- a CDS encoding MetQ/NlpA family ABC transporter substrate-binding protein — protein sequence MKKWLAGVIAATSIFGLAACGSDSGSGDGDEKELVVGASNVPHAEILEKVKPILEEEGIDLQIETYQDYILPNKDLDNGDLDANYFQTTPYMDLQMKDNDYDFVNAGGIHIEPIGVYSKKYKSLEDLPEGATILMSNSVSDHGRILTLLEKKGLITLKDGVENTQAQLEDIKDNPRNLKFDYEYEAALLPQMYENEEGDAVVINSNYAIDAGLKPLEDSIAIEDSNSPYVNVIAVNKGDENKEEVKALVKALRSKEIQEFINEEWDGAVVPVSE from the coding sequence ATGAAAAAATGGTTAGCAGGAGTTATTGCAGCAACAAGTATTTTTGGACTGGCAGCATGCGGGAGTGATTCAGGATCCGGCGATGGTGATGAAAAAGAATTAGTGGTAGGGGCTTCGAATGTACCCCATGCCGAAATCCTTGAAAAAGTAAAACCGATCCTGGAAGAAGAGGGTATCGACTTACAGATTGAAACGTATCAGGACTATATCCTTCCGAATAAAGACCTGGATAATGGTGATCTGGATGCGAACTATTTCCAAACGACGCCTTACATGGATCTTCAAATGAAGGATAATGACTATGACTTCGTCAATGCTGGTGGCATCCACATCGAGCCAATCGGTGTGTATTCAAAGAAATACAAATCACTTGAAGACCTTCCTGAAGGGGCGACGATCTTGATGAGTAACTCTGTGTCTGACCATGGGCGCATCCTTACACTCCTTGAGAAAAAAGGTCTCATCACGTTAAAGGATGGAGTGGAAAATACACAGGCACAGCTTGAAGATATTAAAGATAACCCACGAAACCTGAAGTTTGATTATGAATACGAAGCGGCACTGCTGCCACAAATGTATGAAAATGAAGAAGGCGACGCAGTCGTAATCAATTCCAACTATGCAATTGATGCAGGATTGAAACCTCTTGAAGATTCCATTGCCATCGAGGACAGCAACTCCCCATATGTAAACGTGATTGCTGTTAATAAAGGCGATGAAAACAAAGAAGAAGTGAAAGCATTGGTAAAAGCACTCCGTTCGAAAGAAATCCAGGAATTTATCAATGAAGAGTGGGACGGCGCGGTAGTCCCGGTATCGGAATAA
- a CDS encoding methionine ABC transporter permease, with the protein MIENLFPNVDWEKMWEATLETLYMTGMSVVITFVLGLILGILLFLTSKENLWENKLTYTVTSAVVNVFRSIPFIILIVLLIPFTKFLLDTIRGANAALPALIIGAAPFYARMVEIALREVNKGVIEAAKAMGAKTSTIIWKVLIPESLPALISGITVTAIALVGYTAMAGVIGAGGLGNLAYLDGFQRSREDVTLAATIMILLVVFAIQILGDFFTNKLDKR; encoded by the coding sequence ATGATTGAAAATCTGTTTCCGAATGTAGATTGGGAAAAGATGTGGGAAGCTACCCTTGAAACCCTCTATATGACAGGCATGTCGGTAGTGATTACATTTGTACTAGGCTTGATTCTGGGAATACTTCTCTTTCTCACTTCCAAGGAGAATCTGTGGGAGAATAAGCTCACCTATACGGTGACGAGTGCAGTGGTGAATGTGTTTCGCTCGATTCCCTTCATCATCCTGATCGTATTATTGATTCCTTTCACCAAATTTTTACTCGATACGATCAGGGGGGCAAACGCGGCACTGCCGGCACTGATCATCGGGGCAGCCCCATTCTATGCCCGTATGGTCGAGATTGCACTGCGTGAAGTGAATAAAGGTGTCATCGAAGCAGCAAAAGCAATGGGGGCGAAAACGAGCACGATCATATGGAAAGTCCTCATACCCGAATCACTTCCGGCATTGATATCAGGAATTACGGTTACGGCGATCGCCCTTGTCGGTTACACGGCAATGGCAGGTGTGATCGGGGCTGGAGGTCTCGGTAACCTTGCTTACCTCGATGGATTCCAGCGCAGCAGGGAAGATGTGACATTGGCAGCGACGATCATGATTCTGCTTGTCGTGTTTGCCATTCAAATTCTGGGTGATTTCTTTACAAATAAATTAGACAAACGATAA